Part of the Acidobacteriota bacterium genome is shown below.
AAAAGTAATACCGCGATCCGATTCTGTCAATTGGATCGTGGAAAGTTAGAGTCTGTCGCCGGTAGCGTCGAACAAAGTGCCTCAAATTAGATCCCGATTAATTCAGTTCATTTTGGAAGCTGAAGCGTTATCCGCATTTCCGCACATCAGCGGGCAGAGCCCGGCGGTAGACGGTAGACGGGAGACGGGAGACGGGAGACGGTAGACGGGAGACGGTAGACGGGAGACGGTAGACGGTAGACGGTAGTCGGCAGTCGTGACGTCCGACCTCAGCCAACAGCTCACGGCTCACCACTTCCTGCTGACCGCTGACTGCTCATTGCTCACGACTCACAGCCGTCTACCGTCTACCGTCTACGTCTACCGTCTACGTCTACCGTCTTCCGGTCTACCGTCTACCGTCTACCGTCTACTGCCGCCTGGTCAAATCTTCCTTGTAGAGTTCCCGATACACTCGGTAGTTGCTCATTACCTTGAAAACGTAGTTCTTCGTTTCGGCGAATCCGACCTCGGAAGCGAAGATCGCGGCCTCTTTGGGCTTTGTGCGTCCCAGCCAGCGAAGCGCGTTGTCCTCACCACCGTTGTAGCTCGCGGCGATGGCTTCGTACATCCCGCCGAATTCATTCTTCAGTTCGCCGATATAGTAGCTTCCGATCGCGATGTTCGTTGCCGGATCGTAAAGATCGTCCGGTTTGAGGGCCGGATAGCCCGTCAATTTGCTGTATTTGATGGCCGTATCGAAAACGAGCTGGAGCAGTCCGCGCGCCGCAGCCGGCGACTTTGCGCCGGGACGGAAGCTGCTTTCCTGTTTCATTATCGCGAGGACGAAACGCGGATCGACATTTCGGAGCTTCGCATTTCGCAGAAGTTCCGTGCGATAGAGAACCGGAAAGTCCGTGAAATTCTTTGCCGAGACGCTGACCGTCTTCTTTACCTGGCTGCCCGGATCGAGTTTCGCCAGGCGTTCGGTCGAGAGTCCTCCGTAGTAAGATGAGATGCTGTCGGGAATCGTCCGGTACGCGGTTACGGCTTCGGCGCGGCGACCTGCCTTTTCAAGTCCGTACGCGCGAAGGAAGCGCGTCTCGTCGAATCCGACCATCGAGCCGCTGAATCGGTTGAGCAACAGCAGGTCGTCCGCGGCCTTGACGACTTCGTTCCAGTTCTGCCGGAAAAGTTCCATTCTCAGGCGCGCGTGGAGCGCGTTCGTTTCGACGGGCATCCCTGAGAATCGCACCCGCGTTTTTTCGACCCAAACGTTGGCCTCGGCGTAACGTCCCGCCTCGCGGAGCGCATCGATGATATTGAGATGGGCCGAATCGATCTTCTCACCGGTCGGGAACATTATCGTGTATTGCTCGTAAACCTTGACCGCCTCGTTCGGCTTGCTCAGGCGAACGTAACAGGCGCCCTTGAAAGCGGTTCCCTCGCGTCCTTCCTTGGTTCCGAGGTAATCGGGCGACAACTTGTCGAACCAGTTGATCGCTTCCTGATATTTTCTTTCCCACATCAGCGAACGCGCCATTCCGAAGATCGCGCGAGACATTCCCGGGTCGGTCGGGAAATTCTCCATAAACTTCTGAAAATGTTCCCGCGCCTGCGGGAAAAGCCGGTTCGCCATATAAACATCGCCGCGGTAGAGATGCTCCTCGGCGGCCAGCGAGATCAGTTTGCCCTGAGCGTCGCGGCTCGCTGCGTCTTTCTCTGTGACGAGCCCGAGCGACGCGTCCGACTGCGCGAACACGGCAATCTGAAAGAAAATAACGAATGCTATCGGAATAATTGTCTTTTTCATACTTCGAAATTGCGGGAAGCGGCAAAACTCAAGCTTAACCGATTTTTTGACGCCG
Proteins encoded:
- a CDS encoding transglycosylase SLT domain-containing protein, which produces MKKTIIPIAFVIFFQIAVFAQSDASLGLVTEKDAASRDAQGKLISLAAEEHLYRGDVYMANRLFPQAREHFQKFMENFPTDPGMSRAIFGMARSLMWERKYQEAINWFDKLSPDYLGTKEGREGTAFKGACYVRLSKPNEAVKVYEQYTIMFPTGEKIDSAHLNIIDALREAGRYAEANVWVEKTRVRFSGMPVETNALHARLRMELFRQNWNEVVKAADDLLLLNRFSGSMVGFDETRFLRAYGLEKAGRRAEAVTAYRTIPDSISSYYGGLSTERLAKLDPGSQVKKTVSVSAKNFTDFPVLYRTELLRNAKLRNVDPRFVLAIMKQESSFRPGAKSPAAARGLLQLVFDTAIKYSKLTGYPALKPDDLYDPATNIAIGSYYIGELKNEFGGMYEAIAASYNGGEDNALRWLGRTKPKEAAIFASEVGFAETKNYVFKVMSNYRVYRELYKEDLTRRQ